A genomic region of Candidatus Krumholzibacteriia bacterium contains the following coding sequences:
- a CDS encoding thiolase family protein, with protein MTEAVYIVDAIRTPMGRSRKGRLAGVRPDDMTAFLVRTLLQRNEALAPERVDDLIAATAFPEAEQGYNLGRVVAQLAGLPDSVPGMQLNRWCASGLEAVATAHAKIATGVADVIVATGTESMTMIPMGGHSFTPNLNLTEHHPDMYLGMGLTAENLVDRHEISREDQDTFALASHRKALAAEESGAWSEERIPYPLDAVTGIENDVHERDEGPRADTSMDVLSGLKPVFRQGGTVTAGNSSPLTDGAAAVLLMRESVMKELGLEPLGSMHSYAAAGVPPEIMGIGPVAAVPKALEKAGWSQDDVETVELNEAFAAQSLAVIRELGLDQEKVNPNGGAIALGHPLGCSGARLVVTLLHHLERTGQEKGLATMCVGGGMGAAATFTAA; from the coding sequence ATGACCGAAGCCGTGTACATCGTCGACGCCATCCGCACCCCGATGGGGCGCAGCAGGAAGGGCCGTCTGGCCGGCGTGCGTCCCGACGACATGACCGCCTTCCTCGTCCGCACCCTGCTGCAGCGGAACGAGGCCCTGGCCCCCGAGCGCGTGGACGACCTGATCGCCGCCACCGCCTTCCCCGAGGCCGAGCAGGGCTACAACCTGGGACGCGTGGTCGCCCAACTCGCCGGGCTGCCCGACTCCGTTCCCGGCATGCAGCTCAACCGCTGGTGCGCGTCGGGGCTCGAAGCCGTGGCCACCGCCCACGCCAAGATCGCCACCGGCGTGGCCGACGTGATCGTCGCCACCGGGACCGAGAGCATGACCATGATCCCCATGGGCGGGCACTCGTTCACGCCGAACCTGAACCTGACCGAGCATCATCCCGACATGTACCTGGGCATGGGACTCACGGCCGAGAACCTGGTCGACCGCCACGAGATCAGCCGCGAGGACCAGGACACCTTCGCCCTGGCCAGCCACCGCAAGGCGCTGGCCGCCGAGGAGAGCGGCGCCTGGTCCGAGGAACGCATCCCCTACCCGCTCGACGCGGTCACCGGGATCGAGAACGACGTCCACGAACGCGACGAGGGCCCGCGCGCCGACACCAGCATGGACGTGCTGTCCGGACTGAAGCCCGTGTTCCGCCAGGGCGGCACGGTTACCGCCGGCAACAGTTCACCGCTCACCGACGGCGCGGCCGCCGTGCTGCTGATGCGCGAGTCGGTGATGAAAGAGCTGGGCCTCGAGCCCCTGGGCAGCATGCACAGCTACGCCGCCGCCGGCGTCCCGCCCGAGATCATGGGCATCGGACCGGTGGCTGCGGTGCCGAAGGCGCTCGAGAAGGCGGGCTGGTCACAGGACGACGTCGAGACCGTCGAGCTGAACGAGGCCTTCGCCGCCCAGTCGCTCGCGGTGATCCGCGAACTCGGCCTCGACCAGGAGAAGGTCAATCCCAACGGCGGAGCGATCGCGCTGGGCCATCCGCTGGGATGCAGCGGCGCGCGCCTCGTCGTCACCCTGCTCCACCACCTCGAGCGCACCGGACAGGAGAAGGGCCTCGCCACCATGTGCGTGGGCGGGGGAATGGGCGCGGCCGCGACCTTCACGGCCGCCTGA
- a CDS encoding MXAN_6640 family putative metalloprotease: protein MTTKTTSILSLGAVALLAVVPVHAQTAASLDDLALIEQVDAALHGGGETPEQPVRCLFPHLMEMEARGLAVAALEPVLERATLLEYPTPEGHFVIQYWNDGRDALPDSTDADANGVPDYVEWVAEAMEESYQREVVELGFPFPTGGRYVVRLKSLFGGTYGLTRPFQTSFFAGTFIEINNDFESFYRSFPDLTNDDPDGLIRGAIRVTAAHEFKHAIQLAEDWNIDSPHTQWFEVDAVWMEEVVYDGVNDYYNYIRNSGSPFTSPSLSMLNTASYEDATWQMFLEQEYGVDFMLDLSERRATLRDEFFPFAYENVAADRQLVWSDVWRRHALYNYLTADRAAQSFGFTEAAHYPRAPVDSIPALPHTEEGKLLAPWANRFHEFDNSAGDASGELRVVFDAENHGDWGLSVVLQNETVTHVVPLSYDARPDTFAILGFDVVDFERVGLVVGNGRTAMTTSPADTYTFSVELDDSVRAEPSSFGSLKARY, encoded by the coding sequence ATGACCACGAAGACGACGTCGATCCTCTCGCTCGGTGCGGTCGCGCTGCTGGCGGTGGTGCCGGTGCACGCCCAGACCGCGGCGTCGCTCGACGACCTGGCCCTGATCGAGCAGGTCGATGCGGCTCTGCACGGCGGGGGCGAGACCCCCGAGCAGCCGGTGCGCTGTCTGTTCCCGCACTTGATGGAGATGGAGGCGCGCGGTCTGGCCGTGGCAGCCCTGGAGCCCGTGCTGGAGCGGGCGACGCTCCTGGAGTACCCGACGCCCGAGGGGCACTTCGTGATCCAGTACTGGAACGACGGTCGCGACGCACTGCCCGACAGCACCGACGCCGACGCCAATGGCGTTCCCGACTACGTGGAATGGGTGGCCGAGGCCATGGAGGAGAGCTACCAGCGCGAGGTGGTGGAACTGGGCTTTCCGTTTCCCACGGGCGGCCGTTACGTCGTCCGTCTCAAGAGTCTCTTCGGTGGCACCTACGGCCTCACCCGTCCCTTCCAGACCAGCTTCTTCGCGGGCACTTTCATCGAGATCAACAACGACTTCGAGAGCTTCTACCGCAGCTTCCCCGACCTGACGAACGACGATCCCGACGGATTGATCCGGGGTGCCATCCGCGTGACGGCGGCCCACGAGTTCAAGCACGCGATCCAACTGGCCGAGGACTGGAACATCGATTCGCCACACACGCAGTGGTTCGAGGTCGACGCCGTGTGGATGGAGGAAGTCGTCTACGACGGGGTGAACGACTACTACAACTACATCCGCAACTCCGGGTCGCCCTTCACGTCGCCGAGTCTCTCGATGCTGAACACTGCCTCGTACGAGGACGCGACCTGGCAGATGTTCCTCGAGCAGGAGTACGGCGTCGACTTCATGCTCGACCTGAGCGAGCGGCGTGCGACCTTGCGCGACGAGTTCTTCCCCTTCGCCTACGAGAACGTGGCCGCGGACCGGCAACTCGTGTGGTCGGACGTCTGGCGTCGCCATGCCCTGTACAACTACCTGACCGCGGACCGGGCGGCGCAGAGCTTCGGCTTCACCGAGGCCGCACACTATCCTCGGGCGCCGGTCGACTCGATCCCCGCGCTGCCCCACACCGAGGAAGGGAAACTCCTGGCCCCCTGGGCCAACCGTTTCCACGAGTTCGACAACTCGGCCGGTGACGCGTCGGGAGAGCTCCGCGTGGTCTTCGACGCCGAGAACCACGGGGACTGGGGCCTGAGTGTGGTCCTGCAGAACGAGACGGTGACGCACGTGGTCCCGCTGTCCTACGACGCCCGACCGGACACCTTCGCGATCCTGGGCTTCGACGTGGTGGACTTCGAGCGCGTGGGCCTCGTGGTGGGCAATGGTCGCACCGCGATGACGACCTCGCCCGCGGACACCTACACGTTCAGCGTCGAACTCGACGATTCCGTCCGCGCCGAGCCGTCCTCGTTCGGGAGCCTCAAGGCTCGTTACTGA
- a CDS encoding 3-hydroxyacyl-CoA dehydrogenase NAD-binding domain-containing protein — protein MDSSQTPPVLRRAAVLGAGVMGRAIAGHLANCGLDVLLLDLPAKDSAPGDAPDVRNAIVLDAMKALPKDKPSPIVHRSVTARIRPGNFEDDLGALADTDWVIEAVVERVDVKESLLGRVAAAIGPHTLLSSNTSGIPIATLAGFVGEDVRPRFLGTHFFNPPRYMHLLEIIPGPDTDAGAIEALTRLGEDVLGKGVVVAKDRPNFVANRIGTYGVLRSVELMFEHGLNPTEVDFLSGPLMGRPKSAVFRTVDLVGLDTLLHVAENVVNGATDDPQLDTFRPAPVLQRMVEKGLVGEKAGAGFYRKARAEDGSRVIEALDLETMEYAPKPKARFGEIDAVRPVEDLHERLRALMAAKGRGAAFAWAITRDTLLYAAEVAAEIADDIASIDRAMRWGFGWDLGPFELWDVLGVQRVVDRMESDGLTVPAWVKSHLAEGNDRFYVDTEAGPHVLDLGGEGTRPVPPRPGVLTLRETPTGPEKVTGNAGASLWDLGDGVFGLEFHSKMNSLGGDSVQMTLQAVDHVERHGVGLVVGNDGQHFSAGANLALLLMAALEGEFDEIDIMIRQFQRMTTSLRTCARPVVIAPFSLTLGGGCEVTLHGDRVVAAAELYCGLVEGGVGLVPAGGGTKELYLRKLDALGPDADPRKAARAAFEVIGMAKVSTSAHEARDLGFLRDRDVIAFNRDHLLQTAKDEALALAGSGYTPPALRREIPVGGADTLALVEVGLHNFHAGRYISDHDALIGRKIGHILSGGAHKSGPNPRIVSEQQMLDLEREAFLSLCGERKSLERIQHMLQKGKPLRN, from the coding sequence ATGGATTCATCCCAGACCCCTCCGGTCCTCCGCCGCGCCGCCGTGCTGGGCGCCGGCGTGATGGGCCGCGCGATCGCCGGCCACCTGGCCAACTGCGGCCTCGACGTGCTGTTGCTCGATCTGCCGGCGAAGGACTCCGCGCCCGGCGACGCGCCGGACGTCCGCAACGCCATCGTGCTGGACGCGATGAAGGCCCTGCCGAAGGACAAGCCCTCGCCGATCGTGCACCGGTCGGTGACCGCGCGGATCCGCCCCGGGAACTTCGAGGACGACCTCGGCGCCCTGGCCGACACCGACTGGGTGATCGAGGCCGTGGTCGAGCGGGTCGACGTGAAGGAGTCCCTGCTCGGCCGCGTGGCCGCCGCGATCGGCCCGCACACCCTGCTCAGCAGCAACACCAGCGGCATCCCCATCGCCACCCTGGCCGGCTTCGTGGGCGAGGACGTTCGCCCCCGCTTCCTGGGCACGCACTTCTTCAATCCGCCGCGCTACATGCACCTGCTCGAGATCATCCCCGGACCCGACACCGACGCGGGCGCCATCGAGGCGCTGACCCGCCTGGGCGAGGACGTCCTGGGCAAGGGCGTGGTCGTGGCGAAGGACCGCCCCAACTTCGTGGCGAACCGCATCGGAACCTACGGCGTTCTCCGTAGCGTCGAGCTGATGTTCGAGCACGGCCTGAATCCGACCGAGGTCGACTTCCTGAGCGGCCCGCTGATGGGCCGGCCGAAGAGCGCCGTCTTCCGCACCGTGGACCTCGTCGGTCTCGACACCCTGCTCCACGTGGCCGAGAACGTGGTGAACGGCGCGACCGACGATCCGCAACTCGATACCTTCCGTCCCGCTCCCGTGCTGCAACGGATGGTCGAGAAGGGCCTCGTGGGCGAGAAGGCCGGCGCGGGCTTCTACCGGAAGGCGCGCGCCGAGGACGGCAGCCGCGTGATCGAGGCCCTCGACCTCGAGACCATGGAGTACGCGCCGAAGCCGAAGGCACGCTTCGGCGAGATCGACGCGGTGCGCCCCGTCGAGGACCTGCACGAACGCCTGCGTGCGCTGATGGCGGCCAAGGGACGCGGCGCCGCCTTCGCGTGGGCGATCACCCGTGACACGCTGCTCTACGCGGCCGAGGTCGCCGCCGAGATCGCCGACGACATCGCCTCGATCGACCGCGCCATGCGCTGGGGCTTCGGCTGGGACCTCGGCCCCTTCGAACTCTGGGACGTGCTCGGCGTGCAGCGCGTGGTCGACCGTATGGAGTCGGACGGACTCACCGTTCCCGCCTGGGTGAAGAGCCACCTCGCCGAGGGCAACGACCGCTTCTACGTCGACACCGAGGCCGGCCCGCACGTCCTCGACCTCGGCGGCGAGGGCACGCGTCCGGTGCCACCGCGCCCGGGCGTGCTCACGCTGCGCGAGACGCCGACCGGTCCGGAGAAGGTCACCGGCAACGCCGGTGCCTCGCTCTGGGACCTCGGCGACGGGGTCTTCGGCCTGGAGTTCCACTCGAAGATGAACTCCCTCGGCGGCGACAGCGTGCAGATGACGCTGCAGGCCGTCGACCACGTCGAGCGCCACGGCGTGGGCCTGGTCGTGGGCAACGACGGCCAGCACTTCAGCGCCGGCGCGAACCTCGCGCTGCTGCTCATGGCCGCACTGGAGGGCGAGTTCGACGAGATCGACATCATGATCCGTCAGTTCCAGCGTATGACCACGTCGCTGCGCACCTGCGCGCGACCGGTGGTGATCGCGCCCTTCTCACTCACCCTCGGCGGCGGCTGCGAGGTGACGCTGCACGGCGATCGCGTGGTCGCGGCGGCGGAGCTGTACTGCGGTCTGGTCGAGGGCGGAGTGGGGCTGGTCCCCGCCGGCGGTGGGACCAAGGAGCTGTACCTGCGCAAGCTCGACGCCCTCGGCCCCGACGCCGATCCACGCAAGGCCGCCCGCGCGGCCTTCGAGGTGATCGGCATGGCCAAGGTGAGCACCAGCGCCCACGAGGCCCGCGACCTGGGCTTCCTGCGCGACCGCGACGTGATCGCCTTCAACCGTGACCACCTCCTGCAGACCGCCAAGGACGAGGCCCTGGCCCTGGCCGGGTCCGGCTACACGCCGCCGGCGCTGCGCCGGGAGATCCCCGTCGGCGGGGCCGACACCCTCGCGCTGGTCGAGGTCGGCCTGCACAACTTCCACGCCGGCCGCTACATCTCCGATCACGACGCGCTGATCGGCCGCAAGATCGGCCACATCCTCTCGGGCGGGGCGCACAAGAGCGGTCCGAACCCGCGCATCGTCAGCGAACAGCAGATGCTCGACCTCGAACGCGAGGCCTTCCTGTCGCTGTGCGGCGAACGCAAGTCGCTCGAACGGATCCAGCACATGCTCCAGAAGGGCAAGCCGCTGCGGAACTGA
- a CDS encoding acyl-CoA dehydrogenase family protein, with translation MSTESKTRFKGGSFLVETPDPDQVFTPEDFDQEALLLAQTTREFVANEIEPVVDQLEAKEEGLMVKLVKKAGEIGLLSTDVPETYGGLDVPKTSTMLLVESLARGGSFNVTHGAHTGIGTLPIVYFGTEEQKQEWLPKLATGEKIGAYALTEQSSGSDALAAKATAKLDDGEWVLNGEKQFITNAAFADLFIVFAKVDGEHFSCFLLPADILGVSTGAEERKMGIRGSSTRSLIMQDARIPEANLLGEVGKGHVIAFNVLNVGRFKLGVGAVGGAKVCVEDSIRYGRDRMQFGQPITDFPLIQGKIADMAALTFAAESAAYRTAGLLDQAIAAIDPAAENHDREVIKAIDDHSIECAILKVLGSEVLDVCVDECVQVFGGYGYVEDYPAERYFRDARINRLYEGTNEINRMVTVGMLLKRAMKGELPLMAAAKQVQDALLSVPDFSNGTEKGTFDDAMDQVERAKKAILLVSGVAALKYGPSIQKEQEVLSWLADMVIDTFALESAVLRARKIESAGEDATLAKDMVDVLIQRTTHRVLDAGSQALAHTSEGDDLRVQLAGLKRFTKVSDPIDTASVRRRIAKQLVEQGTYAVKP, from the coding sequence GTGAGCACCGAGAGCAAGACCCGCTTCAAGGGCGGAAGCTTCCTCGTCGAGACCCCCGACCCCGACCAGGTCTTCACGCCCGAGGACTTCGACCAGGAGGCCCTGCTGCTGGCGCAGACCACGCGCGAGTTCGTGGCCAACGAGATCGAACCCGTCGTCGACCAGCTCGAGGCCAAGGAAGAGGGCCTCATGGTGAAGCTGGTGAAGAAGGCCGGCGAGATCGGTCTGCTGTCGACCGACGTGCCCGAGACCTACGGCGGCCTCGACGTCCCGAAGACCAGCACCATGCTGCTCGTCGAGAGCCTCGCGCGTGGCGGCAGCTTCAACGTGACCCACGGCGCGCACACCGGCATCGGCACCCTGCCGATCGTGTACTTCGGCACCGAGGAGCAGAAGCAGGAGTGGCTGCCGAAGCTGGCCACCGGCGAGAAGATCGGTGCCTACGCGCTGACCGAACAGTCGAGCGGCAGCGACGCCCTCGCCGCCAAGGCCACCGCGAAGCTCGACGACGGCGAGTGGGTGCTCAACGGCGAGAAGCAGTTCATCACCAACGCCGCCTTCGCCGACCTGTTCATCGTCTTCGCCAAGGTCGACGGCGAGCACTTCAGCTGCTTCCTCCTTCCCGCCGACATCCTGGGCGTGAGCACCGGCGCCGAGGAGCGCAAGATGGGCATCCGCGGCAGCAGCACGCGCTCGCTCATCATGCAGGACGCGCGCATCCCCGAGGCGAACCTCCTCGGCGAGGTCGGCAAGGGCCACGTGATCGCCTTCAACGTGCTCAACGTGGGGCGCTTCAAGCTCGGCGTGGGCGCCGTCGGCGGTGCGAAGGTCTGCGTGGAGGACTCGATCCGGTATGGCCGTGACCGCATGCAGTTCGGCCAGCCGATCACCGACTTCCCGCTGATCCAGGGCAAGATCGCCGACATGGCCGCGCTGACCTTCGCCGCCGAGAGCGCGGCCTACCGCACCGCCGGACTGCTCGACCAGGCCATCGCCGCCATCGATCCCGCGGCCGAGAACCACGACCGCGAGGTGATCAAGGCCATCGACGACCACTCGATCGAGTGCGCCATCCTCAAGGTGCTCGGCAGCGAGGTGCTCGACGTCTGCGTCGACGAGTGCGTGCAGGTCTTCGGCGGCTACGGTTACGTCGAGGACTACCCGGCCGAACGCTACTTCCGCGACGCGCGCATCAACCGCCTGTACGAGGGCACCAACGAGATCAACCGCATGGTCACCGTCGGCATGCTCCTGAAGCGGGCCATGAAGGGCGAGCTGCCCCTGATGGCCGCGGCCAAGCAGGTGCAGGACGCGCTCCTGTCCGTGCCCGACTTCTCCAACGGCACCGAGAAGGGCACCTTCGACGACGCCATGGACCAGGTCGAGCGCGCCAAGAAGGCGATCCTGCTCGTCAGCGGCGTGGCCGCCCTGAAGTACGGTCCGTCGATCCAGAAGGAGCAGGAGGTCCTGTCGTGGCTGGCCGACATGGTCATCGACACCTTCGCGCTCGAGAGCGCCGTCCTGCGCGCGCGCAAGATCGAGAGCGCCGGCGAGGACGCCACGCTGGCGAAGGACATGGTCGACGTGCTGATCCAGCGCACCACCCACCGCGTGCTCGACGCCGGCAGCCAGGCGCTGGCGCACACCAGCGAGGGCGACGACCTGCGCGTGCAGCTCGCCGGACTGAAGCGCTTCACCAAGGTGAGCGATCCGATCGACACCGCGAGCGTGCGGCGTCGCATCGCGAAGCAGCTCGTGGAGCAGGGGACCTACGCGGTCAAGCCCTGA
- a CDS encoding sigma 54-interacting transcriptional regulator yields MGTHDDEVPFAGEYLDFAEMDRDELQAKLFELLTLVETSRELLRARDADDVARRVLLSAIGVLGAGSACVLLRDGDHLVLGNQLGLDPEPRLRLRMSRSLLEAFREEPAPRPVRTDEVLTGGATSLFLQQFADALTQLDADVVCPLAGREGLLGFLVLGRRLFAEGYAARDLELFASLAELYVLALERAPHLVPERVQSGRAAGIPRARGRDEGDNLDLRQLRLEHPPLRRIVGESPAMLELFRDLVEFADSRATILIQGESGTGKELVAKAIHELSRRRKGPLEIVDCSSIPRELIESELFGHMRGAFTGAVRDRRGAFDLAHHGTIFLDEIGDMTLNSQTRLLRVLQEGKFRPVGGEKQHSVDVRVIAATNVDLRAAVREGRFRKDLFFRIQVFPVRLPPLREREGDVEVLTRAFLKGFFVDEERDPPDVDPEVFAELNRYPFPGNVRELQNMAEALAIRSRTTGRVTLTALHDVFRSMNIHPGGQTSLDVEEPGGPTDGGPSASGPPRGHDHVLPVRSVFPDSPAGLDAGAQVVQAWRQSSFNLLEASRRLRARKLEGEDVAVVDRAQMSHYLDGEILQAFLEEGGLSGAVERLAGSNLARHRAARRVRRVIERLALAAERGEPHRAFPRLPGDYRDAVRRLGDLGGAWIQRGLTEPVPPAEQR; encoded by the coding sequence ATGGGAACCCACGACGACGAAGTCCCCTTCGCCGGCGAGTACCTCGACTTCGCCGAGATGGACCGGGACGAGCTCCAGGCGAAGCTCTTCGAGCTGTTGACGCTCGTGGAGACGAGTCGCGAACTGCTCCGCGCCCGAGATGCCGACGACGTCGCACGCCGCGTGCTGCTGTCGGCGATCGGCGTGCTCGGTGCCGGAAGTGCGTGCGTCCTGTTGCGCGACGGCGACCACCTCGTGCTGGGCAACCAGCTCGGGCTCGACCCCGAACCCCGATTGCGTCTGCGGATGTCGCGCTCGCTGCTCGAGGCCTTCCGCGAGGAACCGGCACCGCGCCCGGTCCGGACCGACGAAGTGCTCACCGGCGGCGCGACGAGTCTGTTCCTCCAGCAGTTCGCCGATGCCCTCACCCAGCTCGACGCCGATGTCGTGTGCCCGCTCGCCGGACGCGAGGGGCTGCTCGGGTTCCTGGTCCTCGGCCGGCGTCTGTTCGCCGAGGGCTACGCCGCGCGGGATCTCGAACTGTTCGCGAGCCTGGCCGAACTCTACGTGCTGGCGCTCGAACGGGCGCCCCACCTGGTGCCGGAGCGGGTCCAGAGCGGCAGGGCCGCGGGCATCCCCCGCGCACGGGGCCGCGACGAGGGGGACAACCTCGACCTGCGGCAGCTTCGACTGGAGCACCCCCCACTCCGCCGGATCGTGGGCGAGAGCCCGGCGATGCTCGAACTCTTCCGCGACCTCGTCGAGTTCGCCGACAGCCGGGCCACGATCCTGATCCAGGGCGAGAGCGGGACGGGCAAGGAGCTCGTGGCCAAGGCGATCCACGAGCTCAGCCGGCGGCGCAAGGGTCCGCTCGAGATCGTGGACTGCTCGTCGATCCCGCGGGAGCTGATCGAGAGCGAACTGTTCGGCCACATGCGAGGCGCATTCACCGGTGCCGTCCGCGACCGGCGCGGCGCCTTCGATCTGGCCCACCACGGGACGATCTTCCTCGACGAGATCGGCGACATGACCCTGAACAGTCAGACACGGCTGTTGCGCGTCCTGCAGGAGGGCAAATTCCGGCCGGTGGGCGGGGAGAAACAGCATTCGGTCGACGTCCGCGTGATCGCGGCCACGAACGTCGACCTCCGAGCCGCGGTGCGCGAGGGGCGCTTCCGCAAGGACCTGTTCTTCCGGATCCAGGTGTTCCCGGTGCGTCTACCCCCTCTGCGCGAGCGCGAAGGAGACGTCGAGGTCCTGACGCGCGCCTTCCTGAAGGGCTTCTTCGTCGACGAGGAGCGTGACCCGCCGGACGTCGACCCCGAGGTCTTCGCCGAGCTGAACCGTTACCCCTTCCCGGGCAACGTGCGCGAGCTGCAGAACATGGCCGAGGCGCTGGCCATTCGCAGCCGCACCACGGGGCGGGTGACGCTCACGGCACTGCACGACGTCTTCCGGAGCATGAACATCCATCCCGGAGGCCAGACCTCCCTCGACGTCGAGGAGCCGGGAGGACCGACCGACGGCGGCCCCTCTGCGTCCGGGCCGCCGCGGGGTCACGACCACGTCCTGCCGGTGCGGAGTGTCTTCCCCGACTCGCCGGCCGGTCTCGACGCCGGCGCCCAGGTGGTGCAGGCGTGGCGGCAGTCCTCGTTCAACCTGCTCGAGGCGAGCCGGAGGCTCCGCGCGCGCAAGCTCGAGGGTGAGGACGTGGCCGTGGTCGACCGGGCGCAGATGAGCCACTACCTCGATGGCGAGATCCTGCAGGCCTTCCTGGAGGAAGGCGGTCTGTCGGGCGCGGTCGAACGTCTCGCGGGGTCGAACCTCGCCCGCCATCGGGCAGCCCGTCGCGTACGTCGCGTGATCGAACGCCTGGCCCTGGCCGCCGAGCGCGGGGAGCCGCACCGCGCCTTTCCACGACTCCCCGGGGACTACCGCGACGCGGTCCGGAGGCTCGGCGATCTCGGAGGCGCCTGGATCCAGCGCGGCCTGACCGAACCGGTACCGCCCGCCGAGCAACGCTGA
- a CDS encoding TetR/AcrR family transcriptional regulator — protein MDIGSTSARDAARDGARDRRRDEKRERILAGAIEAFAAHGFHRARVSDVAKAAGVADGTIYLYFENKDELLARIFEQTLDRFWERGEAYVYGVEAADEQLGRLVELHLKFLGENRNLAAVFQVDLRHSPHFLGDVSRRIFRRHLDELGAMIERGQEQGVFADDVPPAEAAKLVFGAIDQLVTSWVLSRRNYRLESMAPVAQRFVLRSLGAEPRSDGPES, from the coding sequence ATGGACATCGGTTCCACCTCCGCGCGGGACGCCGCGCGGGACGGCGCGCGGGATCGCCGCCGCGACGAGAAGCGCGAGCGCATCCTGGCCGGCGCGATCGAGGCCTTCGCCGCCCACGGCTTCCACCGCGCGCGGGTGAGCGACGTGGCCAAGGCCGCCGGCGTGGCCGACGGCACGATCTACCTCTACTTCGAGAACAAGGACGAGCTGCTCGCGCGGATCTTCGAGCAGACGCTCGATCGCTTCTGGGAGCGCGGCGAGGCCTATGTCTACGGCGTCGAGGCTGCCGACGAGCAGCTGGGTCGCCTGGTCGAGCTGCACCTGAAGTTCCTGGGCGAGAACCGGAATCTGGCGGCCGTCTTCCAGGTCGACCTGCGCCACAGCCCGCACTTCCTGGGCGACGTCAGCCGACGGATCTTCCGGCGCCATCTGGACGAGCTCGGCGCCATGATCGAACGCGGGCAGGAGCAGGGCGTCTTCGCCGACGACGTGCCCCCGGCCGAGGCGGCCAAGCTGGTGTTCGGAGCGATCGATCAGCTCGTGACGAGCTGGGTGCTCAGTCGTCGGAACTATCGACTGGAGTCGATGGCCCCGGTCGCCCAGCGTTTCGTGCTGCGGTCGCTGGGGGCCGAGCCCCGGTCCGACGGCCCGGAATCGTGA